From the Salvelinus fontinalis isolate EN_2023a chromosome 21, ASM2944872v1, whole genome shotgun sequence genome, the window cccggtaccggtaccccctgtatataacctccacactgactcggtaccggtaccccctgtatatagcctccacactgacccggtaccggtaccccctgtatataacctccacactgactcggtaccggtaccccctgtatatagcctccacactgacccggtaccggtaccccctgtatataacctccacactgacccggtaccggtaccccctgtatataacctccacactgacccggtaccggtaccccctgtatataacctccacactgacccggtaccggtacccccacacactgactcggtaccggtacccctgtatataacctccacactgacccggtaccggtacccccacacactgactcggtaccggtacccctgtatataaccttgttatgttattgtgttactttgaatatttttttactttagtttattttggtaaatattttcttaactctttttgaactgcactgttgattAAGGGAAACTGTAAGCATTTCCCAGTAagttctacacttgttgtatttggtgcatgtgacaaagtttgatttgatttgatcgcaGCCCCCTACCTTATTTGGTATGTAGAGTCCTTTCCTGACAGGCTTAGAGCCCCTTGCCAAGCTAGGCCCTAAGTTAGTTGCCTCGTTTGCAGGTCTGCAGTCTCCTGCCCTGCTTAGAGCCTCCTGCTTGACTAGGCCACAAGCTACCTGTGCTAGCTTCTCAGTCCTCAGCCTTCATCGTCCGTAAGTCCCTAGCACTAGGTCCTCAGTCCTCAGCCTTTATAGGCCCTCAGTCCCTAGCACTAGGTCCTCAGTCCTCAGCCTTCATCGGCTCTCAGTCCCTAGCACTAGGTCCTCAGTCCTCAGCCTTCATAGGCCCTGAGTCCCTAGCACTAGGTCCTCAGTCCTTAGCCTTCATAGGCCCTCAGTCCCTAGCACTAGGTCCTCAGTCCTCAGCCTTCATAGGCCCTCAGTCCCTAGCACTAGGTCCTCAGTCCTCAGCCTTCATCGGCTCTCAGTCCCTAGCACTAGGTCCTCAGTCCTCAGCCTTTATAGGCCCTCAGTCCCTAGCACTAGGTCCTCAGTCCTCAGCCTTCATCGGCTCTCAGTCCCTAGCACTAGGTCCTCAGTCCTCAGCCTTCATAGGCTCTCAGTCCCTAGCACTAGGTCCTCAGTCCTCAGCCTTCATCGGCTCTCAGTCCCTAGCACTAGGTCCTCAGTCCTCAGCCTTTATAGGCCCTCAGTCCCTAGCACTAGGTCCTCAGTCCTCAGCCTTCATAGGCCCTCAGTCCCTAGCACTAGGTCCTCAGTCCTCAGCCTTCATCGTCCTTAAGTCCCTAGCACTAGGTCCTCAGTCCTCAGCCTTCATCGGCTCTCAGTCCCTAGCACTAGGTCCTCAGTCCTCAGCCTTCATAGGCCCTCAGTCCCTAGCACTAGGTCCTCAGTCCTCAGCCTTCATCGGCTCTCAGTCCCTAGCACTAGGTCCTCAGTCCTCAGCCTTCATAGGCCCTCAGTCCCTAGCACTAGGTCCTCAGTCCTCAGCCTTCATTCGCTCTCAGTCCCTAGCACTAGGTCCTCAGTCCTCAGCCTTCATCGACTCTCAGTCCCTAGCACTAGGTCCTCAGTCCTCAGCCTTCATAGGCCCTCAGTCCCTAGCGCTAGGTCCTCAGTCCTCAGTCTTCATAGGCTCTCAGTCTCTAGCACTAGGTCCTCAGTCCACAGCCGTACTAGGTCTGCTGTCTCCAGGACTAATCAGCCCTCAATTCCAAGCTCAAATTAGTCATCAGGCTCCTACTCGGCTAGGCTCAGATTTACCAGTTTCTCCAGTAGGGCTCTATTGTTCTCCTAGGTCTGTCAGTTTCCCGGTCGGGTCCAGAGTCAGTTTCCCGGTCGGGTCCAGAGTCAGTTTCCCGGTCGGGTCCAGAGTCAGTTTCCCGGTCGGGTCCAGAGTCAGTTTCCCGGTCGGGTCCAGGCATTCTCATGTTCCTAGACGCACAAGACAATAGATGTCATCACGTTTGGCCATTTGGATTATGTCAGAGATccccgagccaactaggtgaaacatctgtcgatgtgcccttgagcaaggcacttaacccgaaTTTCTCCAGGGTCACTGTCAATAACGGTTgatccctggctgtgaccccactcttcgagctatgcctctctctctcttcgcctgTCAATCATGTCTGagctatgcctctctctctcttcaaattaaatcaaatcaaatgtatttatatagctcttcttacatcagctgatatctcaaagtgctgttcagaaacccagcctaaaaccccaaacagcaagcaatgcaggtgtagaagcccggtggctagaagaaactccctagaaagggcaaaacctaggaagaaacctagaggggaaccaggctgtgaggggtggccagtcctcttctgacagtcctcttctggctgtgccgggtggagattataacagaacatggccaagatgttcaaatgttcataaatgaccagcatggtcaaataatagtaatcacagtggttgtcgagggtgcaacaggttagcacggccaggtggactggggacagcaaggagtcctcatgccaggtagtcctgaggcatgctCCTAGGGcgcaggtcctccgagagagagaaagagagaattagagagatcatactaaaattcacacaggacaccggataagacaggagaaataaccccacccactttgccaaagcacagcccccacaccactagagggatatcttcaaccaccaacttacaatcctgagacaaggctgttTATAGCcaacaaaggtctccaccacagcacaaaccaagggggggcgccaacccagacaggaagatcacgtcagtgactcaacccactcaagtgacgcacccctcgtagggacggcatgaaagacaccagtaagccagtgactcagcccctgtaatagggttagaggcagagaatcccagtggagagaggggaaccggccaggcagagacagcaagggcggttcgttgctccagagcctttccgttcaccttcacactcttgGGCcaaactacactcaatcatatgacctactgaagagataagtc encodes:
- the LOC129819134 gene encoding uncharacterized protein LOC129819134; protein product: MPGHKLPVLASQSSAFIVRKSLALGPQSSAFIGPQSLALGPQSSAFIGSQSLALGPQSSAFIGPESLALGPQSLAFIGPQSLALGPQSSAFIGPQSLALGPQSSAFIGSQSLALGPQSSAFIGPQSLALGPQSSAFIGSQSLALGPQSSAFIGSQSLALGPQSSAFIGSQSLALGPQSSAFIGPQSLALGPQSSAFIGPQSLALGPQSSAFIVLKSLALGPQSSAFIGSQSLALGPQSSAFIGPQSLALGPQSSAFIGSQSLALGPQSSAFIGPQSLALGPQSSAFIRSQSLALGPQSSAFIDSQSLALGPQSSAFIGPQSLALGPQSSVFIGSQSLALGPQSTAVLGLLSPGLISPQFQAQISHQAPTRLGSDLPVSPVGLYCSPRSVSFPVGSRVSFPVGSRVSFPVGSRVSFPVGSRVSFPVGSRHSHVPRRTRQ